A window of Desulfobotulus pelophilus genomic DNA:
GCTTTTGATAAATGCCCAGCCTGCGCATGCGGCTGCGGAGGGTATTGGGGTTGATGCCCAGCAGCTCTGCGGCTCCACCAGCTCCGTGAATCTGGCCGCCTGAGTGTTCCAGTGCTTTGCGGATATGAC
This region includes:
- a CDS encoding helix-turn-helix domain-containing protein encodes the protein MRKALEHSGGQIHGAGGAAELLGINPNTLRSRMRRLGIYQKRKAGG